One part of the Arabidopsis thaliana chromosome 1 sequence genome encodes these proteins:
- a CDS encoding Protein kinase superfamily protein (Protein kinase superfamily protein; FUNCTIONS IN: protein kinase activity, ATP binding; INVOLVED IN: protein amino acid phosphorylation; LOCATED IN: cellular_component unknown; CONTAINS InterPro DOMAIN/s: Protein kinase, catalytic domain (InterPro:IPR000719), Serine-threonine/tyrosine-protein kinase (InterPro:IPR001245), Protein kinase-like domain (InterPro:IPR011009); BEST Arabidopsis thaliana protein match is: wall associated kinase 3 (TAIR:AT1G21240.1); Has 18774 Blast hits to 18543 proteins in 473 species: Archae - 0; Bacteria - 447; Metazoa - 261; Fungi - 0; Plants - 17989; Viruses - 0; Other Eukaryotes - 77 (source: NCBI BLink).): protein MVQGTLGYLDPEYYTTGLLNEKSDVYSFGVVLMELLSGQKALCFERPQASKHLVSYFVSATEENRLHEIIDDQVLNEDNLKEIQEAARIAAECTRLMGKERPRMKEVAVELETLSVKTTKHNWSDQYREENLHLLGSNIVSSQGDTNSRGYDSVKNVALLDIEAGR, encoded by the coding sequence ATGGTGCAAGGCACTCTAGGCTATTTAGACCCAGAATACTATACCACAGGGCTTCTGAACGAGAAGAGCGATGTGTATAGCTTTGGGGTAGTCCTCATGGAACTGCTCTCAGGTCAAAAGGCATTGTGCTTTGAACGGCCACAGGCTTCAAAACATTTGGTGAGTTACTTTGTTTCTGCCACGGAAGAGAATAGGTTGCATGAGATTATTGACGACCAAGTGTTGAACGAGGATAATCTGAAGGAGATCCAGGAAGCTGCAAGAATTGCTGCAGAGTGTACAAGGCTAATGGGAAAAGAAAGGCCAAGGATGAAAGAAGTAGCTGTAGAGCTAGAAACTTTGAGCGTCAAAACAACCAAACATAATTGGTCGGATCAGTATCGAGAGGAGAATTTACACTTGCTTGGTAGCAACATCGTGTCTTCCCAAGGCGATACCAATAGCCGTGGTTATGACAGCGTCAAGAATGTAGCATTGCTTGACATTGAAGCTGGCCGCtga
- the WAK1 gene encoding cell wall-associated kinase (cell wall-associated kinase (WAK1); FUNCTIONS IN: kinase activity; INVOLVED IN: cell surface receptor linked signaling pathway, response to virus, defense response to fungus, response to salicylic acid stimulus; LOCATED IN: plasma membrane, vacuole, plant-type cell wall; EXPRESSED IN: 21 plant structures; EXPRESSED DURING: 13 growth stages; CONTAINS InterPro DOMAIN/s: EGF-like calcium-binding (InterPro:IPR001881), EGF-like, type 3 (InterPro:IPR000742), Serine/threonine-protein kinase-like domain (InterPro:IPR017442), Protein kinase-like domain (InterPro:IPR011009), Serine/threonine-protein kinase, active site (InterPro:IPR008271), Protein kinase, catalytic domain (InterPro:IPR000719), EGF-like calcium-binding, conserved site (InterPro:IPR018097), EGF-type aspartate/asparagine hydroxylation site (InterPro:IPR000152), EGF calcium-binding (InterPro:IPR013091), EGF-like (InterPro:IPR006210); BEST Arabidopsis thaliana protein match is: wall associated kinase 3 (TAIR:AT1G21240.1); Has 130372 Blast hits to 120319 proteins in 4569 species: Archae - 123; Bacteria - 13482; Metazoa - 56283; Fungi - 9380; Plants - 33196; Viruses - 438; Other Eukaryotes - 17470 (source: NCBI BLink).) translates to MKVQEGLFLVAIFFSLACTQLVKGQHQPGENCQNKCGNITIEYPFGISSGCYYPGNESFSITCKEDRPHVLSDIEVANFNHSGQLQVLLNRSSTCYDEQGKKTEEDSSFTLENLSLSANNKLTAVGCNALSLLDTFGMQNYSTACLSLCDSPPEADGECNGRGCCRVDVSAPLDSYTFETTSGRIKHMTSFHDFSPCTYAFLVEDDKFNFSSTEDLLNLRNVMRFPVLLDWSVGNQTCEQVGSTSICGGNSTCLDSTPRNGYICRCNEGFDGNPYLSAGCQDVNECTTSSTIHRHNCSDPKTCRNKVGGFYCKCQSGYRLDTTTMSCKRKEFAWTTILLVTTIGFLVILLGVACIQQRMKHLKDTKLREQFFEQNGGGMLTQRLSGAGPSNVDVKIFTEDGMKKATNGYAESRILGQGGQGTVYKGILPDNSIVAIKKARLGDSSQVEQFINEVLVLSQINHRNVVKLLGCCLETEVPLLVYEFITNGTLFDHLHGSMIDSSLTWEHRLKIAIEVAGTLAYLHSSASIPIIHRDIKTANILLDVNLTAKVADFGASRLIPMDKEELETMVQGTLGYLDPEYYNTGLLNEKSDVYSFGVVLMELLSGQKALCFKRPQSSKHLVSYFATATKENRLDEIIGGEVMNEDNLKEIQEAARIAAECTRLMGEERPRMKEVAAKLEALRVEKTKHKWSDQYPEENEHLIGGHILSAQGETSSSIGYDSIKNVAILDIETGR, encoded by the exons ATGAAGGTGCAGGAGGGTTTGTTCTTGGTGGCTATTTTCTTCTCCCTTGCGTGTACGCAGCTGGTGAAGGGGCAACATCAACCTGGTGAGAATTGCCAAAATAAATGTGGCAACATCACAATAGAGTACCCTTTTGGCATTTCTTCAGGTTGTTACTATCCCGGAAATGAAAGTTTCAGTATCACCTGTAAGGAAGATAGGCCACATGTCTTAAGCGACATTGAAGTGGCAAACTTTAATCACAGCGGCCAGCTACAAGTTCTGCTTAATCGATCCTCTACTTGCTACGACGagcaaggaaaaaaaactgaggAGGACAGTTCTTTTACACTGGAAAATTTATCTCTTTCCGCCAACAACAAGTTAACTGCAGTAGGCTGTAACGCTTTATCACTTCTGGACACTTTTGGAATGCAAAACTACTCAACTGCATGCTTGTCATTATGCGATTCTCCCCCAGAGGCTGATGGAGAATGTAATGGTAGAGGTTGCTGCAGAGTCGACGTTTCTGCCCCGTTGGATAGCTATACATTCGAAACTACATCAGGTCGCATCAAGCACATGACTTCTTTTCACGACTTTAGTCCTTGCACCTACGCTTTTCTCGTTGAAGATGATAAGTTCAACTTCAGTTCTACAGAAGATCTTCTGAATCTGCGAAATGTCATGAGGTTCCCTGTGTTACTAGATTGGTCTGTTGGAAATCAGACATGCGAGCAAGTTGGAAGCACAAGCATATGCGGTGGGAACAGCACTTGTCTCGATTCTACTCCTAGAAACGGGTATATCTGCAGATGCAATGAAGGCTTTGATGGGAATCCATACCTTTCAGCTGGTTGCCAag ACGTCAATGAGTGTACTACTAGTAGTACTATCCATAGACATAACTGTTCGGATCCCAAAACCTGTAGAAACAAGGTTGGAGGCTTCTATTGTAAGTGTCAATCTGGTTACCGCTTAGATACCACCACTATGAGCTGCAAGCGTAAAGAGTTTGCATGGACTACAATTCTTCTTG TAACCACCATCGGCTTCTTGGTCATTCTGCTTGGCGTTGCCTGTATACAACAGAGAATGAAGCACCTGAAGGACACCAAGCTCCGAGAACAATTCTTCGAGCAAAATGGTGGCGGCATGTTGACACAACGACTCTCAGGAGCAGGGCCGTCAAATGTTGATGTCAAAATCTTTACTGAGGATGGCATGAAGAAAGCAACAAATGGTTATGCTGAGAGCAGGATCCTGGGTCAGGGTGGCCAAGGAACAGTGTACAAAGGGATATTGCCGGACAACTCCATAGTTGCTATAAAGAAAGCCCGACTTGGAGACAGTAGCCAAGTAGAGCAGTTCATCAATGAAGTGCTCGTGCTTTCACAAATCAACCATAGGAACGTAGTCAAGCTCTTGGGCTGCTGTCTAGAGACTGAAGTTCCCTTGTTGGTCTATGAGTTCATCACCAATGGCACCCTTTTCGATCACTTGCATGGTTCCATGATTGATTCTTCGCTTACATGGGAACACCGTCTGAAGATAGCAATAGAAGTCGCTGGAACTCTTGCATATCTTCACTCCTCTGCTTCTATTCCAATCATCCATCGGGATATCAAAACTGCAAATATTCTTCTGGATGTAAACTTAACTGCAAAAGTAGCTGACTTTGGTGCTTCAAGGCTGATACCAATGGATAAAGAAGAGCTCGAAACTATGGTGCAAGGCACTCTAGGTTACCTAGACCCAGAATATTACAACACAGGGTTGTTAAACGAAAAGAGCgatgtttatagttttgggGTCGTCCTAATGGAACTGCTCTCAGGTCAAAAGGCATTGTGCTTTAAACGGCCACAGTCCTCAAAACATCTGGTGAGTTACTTTGCGACTGCCACAAAAGAGAATAGGTTGGATGAGATTATTGGCGGCGAAGTGATGAACGAGGATAATCTGAAGGAGATCCAGGAAGCTGCAAGAATTGCTGCAGAGTGTACAAGGCTAATGGGAGAGGAAAGGCCAAGGATGAAAGAAGTAGCTGCAAAGCTAGAAGCCTTGAGGGTcgaaaaaaccaaacataagtGGTCGGATCAGTACCCTGAGGAGAATGAACACTTGATTGGTGGTCACATCTTGTCAGCACAAGGCGAAACCAGTAGCAGCATTGGCTATGACAGCATCAAGAATGTAGCAATATTGGACATTGAAACTGGCCGCTGA